GGATCATCTGGGGTGTTCTTGGGTAACCTGGTGAGTGCCAGGGATCACCTGGGGTGTTCCTGGAATCACCTGGGATTTTCCTGGGATCAACTGGTGTGTCCCTGAGGATCAGCTGGTGTGTCCCTGGGATTCTAACAGTGCTGGCAAATCTCCAACCAACCCCAAAATTCGCCCAGCCTCTCCAGTTAATTATCTCATTCCTCTTCCGTGCATCCCCAGCCTGGTTCTCTCCTGTCTCCTCCCATTTCTGgactttttcctcccttccctgagtattccttttcctttttctccccctccaGCTGGACAAGGGCGACGTGACCACCCTGAACCTGCCGGCGGGCGCCGGGGGGCATGGTGACACCGACGGCCCCGTGTGCCTGGACGTGCCCGATGGCACCCCCGACCCTCAGCGCACCAAAGCCGCCATCGAGCACCTGCACCAGAAGATCCTCAAGATCACGGAGCAGATCAAGATCGAGCAGGAGGCGCGCGACGACAACGTGGCCGAGTACCTGAAGCTGGCCAACAACGCCGACAAGCAGCAGGCGTCGCGCATCAAGCAGGTGTTCGAGAAGAAGAACCAGAAGTCGGCGCAGACCATCGCGCAGCTGCACAAGAAGCTGGAGCACTACCACAAGAAGCTGAAGGAGATCGAGCAGAACGGCCCCAGCCGCCAGCCCAAGGATGTTTTCCGGGACATGCACCAAGGGCTGAAGGACGTGGGCGCCAACGTGCGCTCCAGCATCAGCGGCTTCAGCGGCGGCGTGGTGGAGGGCGTCAAGGGCGGCCTCTCGGGGCTCTCGCAGGCCACGCACACGGCCGTGGTGTCCAAGCCGCGCGAGTTCGCCAGCCTGATCCGCAACAAGTTCGGCAGCGCCGACAACATCGCGCACCTCAAGGACACGCTGGACGACGGGCACCCCGAGGAGGCCTCGCGCGCGCTGAGCGGCAGCGCCACGCTGGTGTCCAGCCCCAAGTACGGCAGCGATGACGAGTGCTCCAGCGCCACCTCGGGCTCTGCCGGCGGCAGCAACTCGGGGGCAGGCCCCGGCGGCTTGGGGAGCCCCAAGTCCAACACGCTGGACAGCCACCACAACAACTTCGACACCATCCTGGAGGAGCTGCGCGAGATCAAGGACAGCCAGTCGCACCTGGAGGACTCCATGGAGGACCTGAAGGCGCAGCTGCAGAGGGATTACACCTACATGACCCAGTGCTTGCAGGAGGAGCGATACAGGTAGGGCTGGAGGTGTCACCCATGGTGGCTCTTTGGGGACACGGGGAGCTGCGGCTCTCGTCACTGCCAGACGATCTTGAGAGGTTTTCCCACAAGCAGGGGAGGGTGGGATGGGCTGGAGGACTCCATGGAGGATGTGAAGGCCCATCTGCAGACCTGCATGACCCAGTGCTTGCAGGAGGAGCGATACAGGTAGGGCTGGGTGGGTGGCAGGGGAGGTGTCATCCATGGTGGCTCTTTGGGGACCACCACCCACCCTCCTGGCCAAGAGACacggggagctgcagctcttctcACTGCCAGACGATCTTGAGAGGTTTTTCCACAAGCAGGGGAgggtgggaagggctggaggacTCCATGGAGGACCTgaaggcacagctgcagagggatTACACCTACATGACCCAGTGCTTGCAGGAGGATACAGGTAGGGGAGGTGTCACCCATGGTGGCTCTTTGGGGACCACCACCTGCCCTTCTAACCAAGATACATGGGGACCTGCAGCCCTCCTCACTTCCAGATGATCTTGAGAGGTTTTCCCACAACCAGAGGAGGGTGGCAGGATCTGGgtggtgtccccagtgccaggggtgTCTCAGGGACATgtcccagccccgctgccctgcGCAGGTACGAGcggctggaggagcagctgaacgACCTGACGGAGCTGCACCAGAACGAGATGACCAACCTGAAGCAGGAGCTGGCCAGCATGGAGGAGAAGGTGGCCTACCAGTCCTACGAGAGGGCTCGGGACATCCAGGTAGGGCCGTGGGAGGGCTCAGCCCGCTCTGCTCCCCCCAGGCAGGGGTgaggggcagagcctgggctgggaaggagggtgAGGCAGTGGGTGGGATCCCTTCTCCAGCACCCTCCAGGTgaggctctccctgtgctgctgtcacagcaagGGGAAGGTggctaaaccatgtccccaaaaACAGGGAATCCCAGACGGTGTGGGCTGGAAGGAACATTAAAAACCGCccgtggcagggcagggacaccttctgctgTCACAGAGagggggcagccacagcttctctgggaattccatcccaggtCCTCCCCACCTTGACAGGGAGGAATCTCCTCTGTCCCTGCGCTCTAtccctccttgtcctgtcacagcACGGCACAGCGAGTCCCCTGTGTGTGACCACAGGCTGTGACAAGCCACGTGTGGGCCAGCACAGTCCCCTTTGAGCCATCCCCCAGCAGAAACCAGAACAAAACctcccaacagcagcagcaaaacccccaaatccctcagggGACATCCCTGGAGCCTCTGTCCCCGTTGTCCCCTGGCAGGAGGCTCCAGGGGGGACATCCCTGGAGCCTCTGTCCCCGTTGTCCCCTGGCAGGAGGCCTCAGGGACATCCCTGGAGCCTCTGTCCCCGTTGTCCCCTTTGCAGGAGGCCGTGGAGTCGTGCCTGACGCGGGTGAccaagctggagctgcagcagcagcagcagcaggtggtgCAGCTGGAAGGGGTGGAGAACGCCAACGCCCGGGCCCTGCTGGGCAAGTTCATCAACGTCATCCTGGCCCTGATGGCCGTGCTGCTCGTCTTCGTCTCCACCATCGCCAACTTCATCACGCCGCTCATGAAGACCCGCATGCGCATCCTCAGCACCGCCCTGCTcgtcctcttcctcttcttcctctggaAGCACTGGGACTCCATCAGCTACTTGCTGGAGCAcgtgctgctccccagctgaTCCCACAGCCCCCGGGGAGTTTTGGTTTCCCGACGAGGAGAGGGACACAAAGGGGGTGAGGGTCCGGAGCCTTCTCCGTGCTCggttcagctgcagcccctccacgGCAGCCTCTTGGATCTGGGATCCCTCTGGGATGTTTGGGAAGGGTGGGGTGGGGAGCAAGGAGGAGTTTTGGAAGGCACCAGCGATTTCTGGCTTTTTCTAAAgggttttgggtggtttttttggggtggtgTTTTTGAAGGTCGTGCTGAAGTCCCCAAGAAGGAGATCATCTCCAGGGGTTTCAGTTGGTGGGAAGGATTGAGCTGGACCAAAGCTGGCTCTGGGAGAActtccagcagggagaggagaggggttCATTGGGGCAGGAGTTTCCCTTTCAGGAAGGAGTTTCCCTTTCAGGCAGGATTTTCCCTTTCAGGCAAAAAAGTGGCATTTTCCCCTTTGGAAAACGCCAAAAGCGGATTTTCCCCTTGGTGGCAAAAAGTCCCGGGATAGAGCAAAGGCAAAGCAGGTGGAGATGGAGGCAGCAGGGCCACGACAAACGGACACAGCAGGACACACGGGTGCCACCAGCCTGCGGCCACAGCGCGGGGCTGTGACACCGCCcgctgtccccaatgtccccgctgtccccgcagggcTGGGCACGGCCAGCAGCGGCACAAACCACACCCCCGCGCTGGCTCCATCCcctgagctcccagctctgtggctttagTCGATCCGATCTCTTCAGGGACTCGTCCAGCCTCTGCCCCGTGTCGTGTGTGCGTGTGCGTGTGTGCggtttttaatttaattcaatTCCAGACTCTGTTTCCATTTGTGAATCGAAGCTggtggggcagggggagcagaggcggctgctgccctccagccccGCCCCGGAGCACAGCATGCTGTCTCGGATGGttcttaaattatttcatacctatatatttatgtaatatatctatacacacatatatataaatatatatatataaaatacctGCACACTCAGGGCCTCCTCTGgtgcaaacagcagctgttGAAAGCCTCAACCACTCGGCCTCAGGTGAGAATTGGGCCCTGGACATTTCCAGGGGTGATTCCCAGGACATTTGGGTGGGTTGAGGGTCCTGCTGTCAcctccccagtgctcccagggccgagccagccctgctgtggcctCACATCGGGGTCCGTGGGAGGGGATTAAGGTTTGATATCAAAGGGATATCATAGAATCCAAGGGGATTCTCTGGGAAGGGGATACTCTGAGAAAGGGATTGGGGATGTTCTGGGAAGGGGATTATCGGGGAAGGGAACTCTCTGAGAAGGGGATGCTCCGGGAAGAGAATCCTCTGAGAAGGGGATTCTCTGGGATGGGGATACTCTGAGAAAAAGATTCTGTGGGAAGCGGATGTTCTGGAAAGGGAATGCTCCGGGAAGGGGATGCTCTGAGAAAGGGATTCCGCGGGAAGGGAATGCTCCGGGAAGAGGATGTTCCGGGAAGGGAATTCTCTGAGAAGGGAATTCTCTGAGAAGGGGATTCTCTGGGAAGGGGACACTCTGAGGAAGGGATTCCGCGGGAAGGGGATGTTCTGGGAGGGGGATTATCGGGGAAGGGGATGCTCCGGGAAGGGGATCCTCTGGGATGGAAATGTCCCGGGAATTGGATGCTCTGACAAGGGGATGTTCCGGGAAGGGAGTCTTCCGTGAAGGGAATTCTCTGAGAAGGGAATGCGGCTCCACGGCCGCAGGGGGGCCCTCTGTCCCCGCCGCAGATCCCGGAGCCGCTCCGGAGCGTTTTCCCGTAAGGCCGGGCAGGGGCCGGGCCCGTGGTGGGGTCACTCACCCCAATTAGCGCATTAACCCCTTCCTGCCCATCAGCGATCGTGACggcacaggatggtttgggttggaagggaccttaaagcccatccagtgccaccagggacaccttctgctgtcccaggctgctccagaccCCATAAACTGGCTTTGAACTCTCCACTGGGCATGTtcttctctgggaaatccattccagggcctcaccaccctcccaatatcccatctgaGCCGACCCTGTCCAGTGAAACTGTTCGTGCTGCCCCACATCGCCGTGGAGTGAAGTTTTGTGTGAGCCCTGCCACCCCTCCTCGCTGCctgtgacacttggggacattcCCCGCCCAGCCCCTGTGACTTCgttggcagcagccagaggaggcCCCAGCGTTGGGGAGATCCCAGATCTCATCCcagtgggaattttgggatctCTCACTCACgatcctgctgtcccctccaggAGTGACCTCCCTGGAGCCCCGTCATGGGTGAGGGGAGGTCACTCCTGtcctgagctggcacaggggccACTGTCGCCATGCCATGGTGAGCCccccctgtgcagggagctctggTGACACCAATGGGGACAATTCCTCCATCCTTCTGGGGATGGAGGATGacaaaatcccaccctgtgcatccctgagaTGAGCTCGAATATCCCAACCTCCCATTTCTCCCCAGGAGGGCAAAATctcaccctgtgcatccctgggatGAGCTCAAATATCCAAACTTCCCATTTCTCCTCAGGAACACAAATATCAGGGTTAAATTTCTGGAGTTGAAAACACCAAGATAGAAAAAGAGAGATgctggaatatcctgagctggaagaacCCACCAGGATGGGACGGCACAGAacaatcccaaaatcccaccctgagcatccctgagaGCGTTTCCCAAACATTCCTGGAGCTCTTGAAGGTTTGGAACAGcgaccattccctggggagcctttccAGCACCTCTCaaggaagaacctttccctaaaACCcaccctggcccagctccagcccttcccggGTCCTGTCATTGTCACAGCCAGCAGAGATCCCATCTGTCCCTCCATGCAGAGAacaatcccaaaatcccaccctgagcatccctgagaGCGTTTCTCAAAcattcctggagctctgcaggattTGGAACAGTGACCATTCCCTGGTGAGGGGGACAATTCCCGCTTGGCAGGGACAATTCCTGAATGGCAGGGACAATTCCCGCATGGCAGGGACAATTGCGTGGCAGGGACaattcccatggcagggacaatTCCCTCATGGCAGGGACAATTGCATGGCAGGGACAATTCCCGCACGGCAGGGACAATTCCTGCATGGCAGGGACAATTGCGTGGCAGGGACaattcccatggcagggacaatTGAGTAGCAGGGACAATTCCTGCATGGCAGGGACAATTCCCTGGCAGGGACAATTCCTGCATGGCAGGGACAATTGCACGGCAGGGACAATTGCATGGCAGCGACAATTCCCTCATGGCAGGGACAATTGCGTGGCAGGGACAATTCCCGCATGGCAGGGACAATTCCCTGGCAGGGACAATACCCGCACGGCAGGGACgattccatggcagggacaatTCCCTCATGGCAGGGACAATTCCCGCACGGCATGCGCGGCTCGGGGCTCCCTGAGGACTCGCCTTGTCCCGGCGGGGTCAGGGGGGGCTCACAAGGGCCCCCTTTGTGCGGGAGAGGTGAAGCTTTGACGTCAGCCCGGCAGGAATTCCTTAATTCCAttcagccctccctgctcacccGCCGCTAATTGCTGCGCTTTATGTAAGAGCCGCAGCTGCGCTCCCGGGGCACACGGAATGGCCCcaagggacacggggacactcgtgtgtgacagtgttcacaggggctcctggatgagggaagagacgaggatctgactccatgtttcagaaggctgatttagtattttattatatatattacattaaaactatactaaaagaatagaagaaagggtttcatcgcaaggctggctaagaatggaaagaaagaaCGATAAAAATTTGTGGTTTGGGCTCTGtgtccagctgggctgtgattggccattaattagaaacaaccacatgatccaatcccagatgcacctgttgcatcccacagcagcagataaccattgtttgcattttgttcctgaggccccgcagcttctcaggaggaaaaatcctaaggaaaggattttccataaaagttgtctgcgacACTTGTGGGGCTGCGATTCAGCCGCCCCTTGGtgtggcacacacagagattggggcacccagagctcatggggacattggggacggCCTGGCACGGCaggatgtccctgtgtccctgtttGGGGCTGGGTTGTCGCATCCCAAGGGTGCCCCGGAGTGCCCAGGTCCTGCAGGGTGGTGccagcactgtccctgtccctgtcccgtgtCACCACAGGAAATAAGAGCTATACATTGGGTCGGGGTGTCAGTAACACAAACTCTCAGTTTGGTGTTTGATAATTGCAGCCccaagatgtgcaggatgtctctgcttcggCCGaaagaacgagtctggactcttcacttttcagtcttgaggttgtttattaattcttatctataaaattttctttctgcccagccgagatctgctcagcagggcagccacaggcactgtgttgtccttttatactccaaactacatataacatatttacacttaattcccaatacccatcacctgtgttagacagtgcacttctattGTAAATATAACACATTTataattactttccaatacccatCAGTTATGTTAAACAGTGAGCTTCTGTTCTAAATGTAACatatttacaataactttcCAATACCCATTACCcgtgttagacagtgcactcctcctctaaaccaatcccaaagtgccaacatcactgcaggaaatggagaacaagaagaagaaggagaaaggctggacacgcccaagttcctccatcttgtccccataacccccataccaaaaatcctaaaatcgacattttcaccctgtgattattttattattacaccattcaaacctctgtgactttcaggtcctcatacaaagctgaTAACTCGCTccaggggtcaaaatcaaatccccaggtgctctgggctgtgtgcccgGGTCTGGGGTCCTCGGTAACTCTGGACACCcggagggatgcactgagttctgacaacagacacagccaggctctggttTCTCTCAGTGTTGTGTTCCTCTTTCCAGCTGCAcgataaaataatgaaataatgtcCCCGCTGCTGGTGGGACCCCCAAAATGTCCCCGTGCTGTCCCCCCGGGGATGTCCCTGGAACAGGAAGGACGCAGAGGAGCTCACCGAGGGGCACCGAGCCCCGAGCCCCACGCTGGGCAGCGTtgccgaggaggaggaggatgaggatgaagggGTTGGGGATGTTGGCACCACGCTGGGCACGcggctgtccccgctgtcccctccctgcccggcGGCGTGGCCGAGCTTAGCCCgtgagaggcagagctgctcccaaggCGGCATCGCTCGCATTCCTGCGCTGTCTCCGGGGGAATTGGGGCCGTTCCACGTGGGAAACGCTCCCTGCCCTGCGGGTCGGCGCCTGCGGAGACATTTCCGAGCGGAAAAGCTCAAAGCGGCCGGAGACACAGCGctggggctcacctggagcgGCCGGGGACACCAGGCAGGTGCCAGGGACGCCGTGACCGGTGCCACCACGGTTTGTGCCAGTGCCACCATAGTCAGTGCTTGGGCTACAGTGAGCCCTCCCCATGTTgctgtgaccagtgacagggcCGCCATGGCAGGTGCCAGTGCCGATGCCACTCTGGCCAGTCCCTGTGCCACTGTGGGCCTCCCCATGTCACTCTGACCAGTGCCAGTGTCACCATGGCAGGTTGCAAATGCCCCTATGGCAAGTGCCAATGCCACCATGATCAGCGCCTGTGCCACTGTGGGCGatccctgtgtcactgtgacCAGTGCCAGTGCCACCGTAGTCGGTGCCTGTGCCACTGTGGATCATCCCCTTGTCATTGTGACTGGTGCCAGTGCCACCATGGCAGGTTGCAAATGTCCCTATGGCAAGTGCCAATGCCACCATGACCAGTGCCACCATGGCTGGTGCCTGTGCCACCATGGCCAGTGCCTGTGCCACTGTGCCACCCCCGTTTCGCTGTGACCAgtgccagtgccaccacagTGCCATTTTCACATTTTGCTGTGACCAGTGCCAGTGCCACCATGGCCAGTGCCTGTGCCACTGCAGGCCACCCCCATGTCACTGTGACCAGTGCCAATGTCACCACGGCAGGTTGCAAATGCCCCTATGGCAAGTGCCAATGCCACCATGATCAGTGCCTGTGCCACTGtgggccatccctgtgccactgtGACCAATGCCAGGGCCACCACAGTCagtccctgtgtcactgtgggCCATTCCCAGTCACTGTGACCAGCGCCACCACAAACTGTGCTTGTGCCACCCCGGCCAgtgcctgtgccacccccaTTTCATTGTGACCAGTGCCACCACAGTGCCATTTTCGCATTTTGCTGTGACCAATGTCAGTGCCACCATGGCCGCTGTGACCCCACTGTGACCAGTGCCACCCCCACAGGGTGACCAGCAGCCCCGAGCTCACCCTCAGCGCGAGTCCCACTCGTGGCCAATCCCATCCTTTAATTacagctttaaaaacaaatcctCGCCTGGCTTTGCGAGGCGGGGAGAGGCTGGTGGAGGAAAATGAGGAGGAATTGAATTAAGGGCAGTGCCGGGAATGTCTGTCCCGCAGTAAAGATAAGGAGGATCAATTGCTGCTTCCCGCGATCAAAGCCGGGGCTGGAGGGGAAGCGGGGCTGCGAACGAGGGGGAGGCAGCGAGGGGAGggtggaaaagaaaagcagcagagacacagggaGATAAGATGAGAGAAATCATTGATGTGATCACGGggctcccccagggctggggggactCGCGGAGGGTGGAGGATGCCAAAATCCCAAACTGTGCATCCCTGGGATGAGCTCAAATATCCAAACTTCCCATTTCTCCTCAGGAGTGCAAATAGCAGGGTTAAGGTTCTGGAGTTGGAAACaccaagagagaaaaagagagatgctggaatatcctgagctggaagaacCCACCAGGATCACGgatccagctcccagccctgcacagaacaatcccaaaatcccaccctgtgcgTCCCTGAGATGAGCTCAAATACCCCAGCTCAAATACCCCAACTTCTCCTGGGAAGGCAGAGTTAAGTTTCTGGCATTGAAAACACCAAGATAGAAAAAGAGAGGTgctggaatatcctgagctggaagaacCCACCAGGATGGGACGGCACAGAacaatccccaaatcccaccctggcatccctgagagcattttccaaacattcctggagctctggaggCTTTGGAACAGcgaccattccctggggagcctttccAGTGCCTCTGCAGGAGGAACCTTTCCCTAAAACCCACCCTGGTCCAACCCCAGCCCTTCtcgggtcctgtcactgtcacagcgAGCAGAGATCCCATCTGTCCCTCCGTGCATGGAACAATCCCCAGATCCCACCCTGGCATCTCTGAGAGCGTTTCCCAAAcattcctggagctctggaagGTTTGGAACAgtgaccattccctggggagcctttccAGCGCCTCTGAAGGAAGAACCTTTCTCTGAAACCCatcctggcccagctccagcccttcctggggtctcctgtcactgtcacacctCCAATCTCCCCGTGCCCACCTCAGCACGGAGCCCTGCACCTCTCAGGGCCGGGAAGGCCAGTGGGACGGCTGTTCCATGGGAATAACGCCCCGCTCCCTTCCCAAGCCCTTCCCACGCGTGCAAAGCAGCCCTGGGATGCCGGCGGGGCTGCCCCCGGCCGGGCAGGGCACAGGTGGCACACCCAGCAGCTGTCCCcgtgccagcctggcagccccagccggCTCAACCGCTTCCCCCGGCTGCCAACGCGGGCGCGGCCGGAGCCCTGCCCGGTTCCCAGAGCGCTGCAGGGAATTCCCAGCGGGGTCTGAACCCACCCGGCCTgggggagcagccccggggcctCGGGGAGATGGGGTCGCCGTTATTCCCATGGAACAGCAATCCCCGCCGGCAAACgctctcagggatgcacaggaTTGAATTTTGGGATTGTTCTGTGCCCGGAGGGACAGATGGGATCTCTGCTcgctgtgacagtgacaggacctgggAAGGGCTGGTGCTGGACCAGGGTGGGTtttagggaaaggttcttcctgcagaggcactggaaaggctccccagggaatggtcacTGTTCCAAACCTTCCAGAAATCCAGGAATGTTTGGGAAACGCtctcagggatgctcagggtgggattttgggattgttctgtgcagggctgggagctggatcCTGGTGGgttcttccagctcaggatattccagcATCTCTCCTTTTCAATCTTGGTGTTTCCAGCTGTGAGCGCTCAGGTGCCTGGAGGTGCCTCACGGGCTGGTCAGGAGCGCCAGGTGGGCTTGGCTGGGTACCAACATCCCAAATTCAGGATCCGCCAGGCCCAGCCCTTTCCAGAAACctgtctggctgctgctctgccttcccaggCAGGCAGACCCGCTGGGAAAGCTGCCCTGGCCTGCAGCTCCCTTCCCGTGTGAGACACAGCACGAGCTCTGCCACGGCCATGGAGGTGCCCGATGAGGCAGAAGCGGCTCTGGGCAGAAGGTTCTGGAACattctgagccccctgggcaggctggcaggctggcagcagccccatgccctccctgggcagccccagatGGGGGGGGTCACAGTGTTGGGGTCCCCTTGGGTTTCACTGCCGgcggggccctgggggtgctggccTGGGCAGCGCGGAGATGGCATTGGGGTGATGGCATCATGGTGATGTCATGGTGGTGATGCCATGGCAGTGACGCCATCATGGTGACACCATCATGGTGATTCTATCGTGGTGGTGACATTGTGGTGACACCATCGTGGTGATGCCATCATGGTGAAGTCATCACGAAAATGCCATCATGGTGATGCCATGGTGGTGATGCCATCACAGTGATGGCAAGGCGGAGATATCATGTTGACACCATCATGGAGATGCCATTGTGGACATGCCATCATGGAGATGCCATGGCAGTGATGCCATCATGGTGATGCCGTCGTGGTGACACCATCGTGGAGATGCCATCACGGAGGTGCCGTCATGGACGTGCCATGGTCGTGATGCCATTGTGGAGATGCCGTTGTAGTTGCACCATCGTGGTGATGCCATCACAATGATGCCATCACGGTGACACCATGGCAGTGATGCCATGGTGGTGATGCCATCACGGTGACACAGTGGGGACAGGAGATGTCCCAACCCTCAGGACCCTCTGAGTCCCCGCGCTGTCAGGGCTgcactccagggatgggatcagAGCTGGCGGCTTCTGCAAGCCCAGAATGTCCCAGGAGCAGCCGAAGGTTGGGATGAGGAGTCAGGAGGGTCCATGGTCCTGTGGGTCCTTCCAGGGCTGGAGTCAGGATTTAACTCCAGCTGGGTCCTTCCAGGGATGTGCTCAGGAGGTAAATCCATGATCCTGCGGGTTCTTCCAGGGCTGAGTCAGGGTTAACTCCAGCTGGGTCCTTCCATCTCAGGACATTCCAGGGTTTTGTGGTTTGTGGCTCCCATCAGCTCATGGCAGGCATGGTGGGGTGGATCCTCCAAGGGATGGGAAGGACAGGAGATGTCCTGGTGGTCCCACAGACACGGATTttgctccagcagtgctggatcCCCTCTGCCCCATTCCTGCACATCCCAGAGGTTCTGGCATGGCATGGGCAGAGCTGTCCTGATGGAAGAGATcttccagcagagctccagcaccccaaaaaccatcaccacagctccaggagggcacaggagcTTCAGAGTGGCCACCAGTGCTCGGCCAGCAGGTCCCCAGTGGGGTCTGGGGTTGCATTTTTGGCTCAGGTGTGACCCAGCCATTTCTTGTGCTCCAAAAAAAATGGGATCAAAGTTTCTGGGCGCtgctttctcccccttttttgggctgctccaggctgccaTTGAATCCCCACTTTCATGTGGGGATTTCTGTCCTTTAGATCTTCAAAGAAATCCAGCAATCAAACAGGAGGTTGTGGAGGcaccttaaaaaaataactacaaaaaaaaaaaaaaaaaaactttgaaagAATCACTTTGAAAGAATCAGAGGCAAAGGAACACCTCAGCTTTGTTGTGCTAATTGTTCCGGCACTCAAAGTTCTGACAAAATGTCTCAGAGATCTCCCTGGCTCCGCGCCCACCCTGTGTCAGACACACAAAGAAAGGCTCCGACACAAAACCCAACCCGGGCAAGGGAGGAAAACCGACCCGGGGAGATTCCGACAGGAAAAAACAG
This region of Ammospiza nelsoni isolate bAmmNel1 chromosome 23, bAmmNel1.pri, whole genome shotgun sequence genomic DNA includes:
- the TMCC2 gene encoding transmembrane and coiled-coil domains protein 2 isoform X1, coding for MKRCRSDELQQPEEDPGAAGESPGHGVMEGKAGEAAAAPEAGAVPAPPRSKPPDLKKIQQLSEGSMFSHGLKHLFHSRRRSRERDQQGSQEPATPGPPTATTSCTPHGVASDHESPDEKERSPEMHRVSYAVSLHDLPARPTAFNRVLQQIRSRPSIKRGTSLHGAGRRAKSGSLEPQKGSPHLGRKAPQDSGLTAILHQHQGRPRSSSTTDTAILLAEGGAVYLLAEDGEGLADKLDKGDVTTLNLPAGAGGHGDTDGPVCLDVPDGTPDPQRTKAAIEHLHQKILKITEQIKIEQEARDDNVAEYLKLANNADKQQASRIKQVFEKKNQKSAQTIAQLHKKLEHYHKKLKEIEQNGPSRQPKDVFRDMHQGLKDVGANVRSSISGFSGGVVEGVKGGLSGLSQATHTAVVSKPREFASLIRNKFGSADNIAHLKDTLDDGHPEEASRALSGSATLVSSPKYGSDDECSSATSGSAGGSNSGAGPGGLGSPKSNTLDSHHNNFDTILEELREIKDSQSHLEDSMEDLKAQLQRDYTYMTQCLQEERYRYERLEEQLNDLTELHQNEMTNLKQELASMEEKVAYQSYERARDIQEAVESCLTRVTKLELQQQQQQVVQLEGVENANARALLGKFINVILALMAVLLVFVSTIANFITPLMKTRMRILSTALLVLFLFFLWKHWDSISYLLEHVLLPS
- the TMCC2 gene encoding transmembrane and coiled-coil domains protein 2 isoform X3; this translates as MELDKGDVTTLNLPAGAGGHGDTDGPVCLDVPDGTPDPQRTKAAIEHLHQKILKITEQIKIEQEARDDNVAEYLKLANNADKQQASRIKQVFEKKNQKSAQTIAQLHKKLEHYHKKLKEIEQNGPSRQPKDVFRDMHQGLKDVGANVRSSISGFSGGVVEGVKGGLSGLSQATHTAVVSKPREFASLIRNKFGSADNIAHLKDTLDDGHPEEASRALSGSATLVSSPKYGSDDECSSATSGSAGGSNSGAGPGGLGSPKSNTLDSHHNNFDTILEELREIKDSQSHLEDSMEDLKAQLQRDYTYMTQCLQEERYRYERLEEQLNDLTELHQNEMTNLKQELASMEEKVAYQSYERARDIQEAVESCLTRVTKLELQQQQQQVVQLEGVENANARALLGKFINVILALMAVLLVFVSTIANFITPLMKTRMRILSTALLVLFLFFLWKHWDSISYLLEHVLLPS
- the TMCC2 gene encoding transmembrane and coiled-coil domains protein 2 isoform X2; the encoded protein is MVHVQLDKGDVTTLNLPAGAGGHGDTDGPVCLDVPDGTPDPQRTKAAIEHLHQKILKITEQIKIEQEARDDNVAEYLKLANNADKQQASRIKQVFEKKNQKSAQTIAQLHKKLEHYHKKLKEIEQNGPSRQPKDVFRDMHQGLKDVGANVRSSISGFSGGVVEGVKGGLSGLSQATHTAVVSKPREFASLIRNKFGSADNIAHLKDTLDDGHPEEASRALSGSATLVSSPKYGSDDECSSATSGSAGGSNSGAGPGGLGSPKSNTLDSHHNNFDTILEELREIKDSQSHLEDSMEDLKAQLQRDYTYMTQCLQEERYRYERLEEQLNDLTELHQNEMTNLKQELASMEEKVAYQSYERARDIQEAVESCLTRVTKLELQQQQQQVVQLEGVENANARALLGKFINVILALMAVLLVFVSTIANFITPLMKTRMRILSTALLVLFLFFLWKHWDSISYLLEHVLLPS